The DNA region GGGATAAGTTCCGCTTCTTCAAGATGGCAAATTTCCCATTCGAAAGGCTCGCGCACATCGATAATTTGCATTGCTTCCCGGCGCTCCAGCCTTTCCTTCAATTGGGAAGCAGTGATTGATTTGGTTCGGGAAACGTACATAATCGTAGTATTCTGGGTGAACTGTGCCGCCGTAAGTAACGAGGTAATGAGGGTATTTGCAAGGGCTCCTATTTTTGTTGTACTGAGTTGAGACGAATAAGTTTAGAAAAATCTGAAAAGATTAGGAAGATGCCTCTTTTTGTTGCCGAACCTTACATTCCCGCCGCGGCGGTGCCTTACTGTCGCGCTTTGTGGAACGAGGGCGCTTTTGCCTTGCGAATTGCCCGATCGCGCCGCTCTAAACTGGGTGATTATCGGTATGATCCCGCTAAAAATCAACACTTTATCTCCGTAAACGGGAATTTAAATCCGTATCAGTTCCTAATAACTTACATCCATGAAATTGCCCACTTTCATGTGCAAAATCGCCACACCCACCGACCGGTAGCGCCCCACGGCCGCGAATGGCAGCACTGTTTTGCGCAACTCATGCAGCCCCTCCTGGAATTGGATATTTTCCCGTCGGACCTACGCGACGTCGTGGTAACAAGCCTGCGCAAACCGCGTGCTTCGTCGTGCACAGACCGAGCGCTTTACAAAGCGCTACAGGCGTATGATGCCAACGTTGCACCCAACGAGGTATTGCTCGAAAGCCTGCCGCCCGGTAGCTTTTTTACATTTCGTAAGCGGGAGTTTCGGTGGCTCGAACGCCGCCGGACGCGCATTCTGGTGCAGGATGTGCACAAAAAACGCAACTACGTGATCAGCGGTCTTGCCCGGGTCGCGCGTCTCGATCAGCAACAACCCGCACCGCTCATGCTGCCCGTTTCGCGCACGGCACCCGGCGACTGGTTCTTACTGGGCACGCGGCGTTTTCAGCACGAACAACAAAAACGGACCCGGTTTGTGTGCAAAGAGGCGGGCTCGGGCCAGCGGTACTCGATCCATGGCGACACGTGGGTAACGCCCCTCAGTACCCCAACCGACGCACCATGAGTTTTTGCACCAGTTGGTAGAAGTGGAGTGGCTTCATGGTACGCCAGTTGTCGATTTCGAGCGTACCACCAAAGTTGACGTAATAGTCGAGGTGGTACTTCTTCCATTCGGTCTGGACAAAATCGCGGAAGTTGACGGCGGCAATCCAACCGTCTTCCACATCGTCGAACCACTCTTCGTAGTAGTCCTCGTCGCCACCATGGAAGTTGAGGATGTTCTCTCCGATCAGAATGTACTGGTTAATGCCCCGCCGAACCATGTAGTCGATCACGTTTCGCTTCAGGTGCATGATGTCGTTGTGCAGGCAGTCGTTCCACTCCCCGAACATCTCGATGATGGCGAACCGGTGATTGTAATCCGCAAAAAGTATTTTTATGTAGAGGGTTTCTGACCCAATGAAATCCCACAGCGGGTGAATGTAGTACCCGTAGATATCATTTTCGTAGGCCAGCATGTTGTAAGTCCGCCCGTAGAAAGGCGAGCGCTCGTCGTCTACCGACGAGTAGTACTTTTCCCAATTGTAATAAGGCTCAATTTCCTGCATAGTTTTCCACTGCTTGCTTCACGCTTCCCCATTTTTCCAAGAGCGCACGGGCTTCCGCTTCCGGTATGTGTAACGCTTCCATCACCATGCGAGTGCCCCGCTCCACCAGTTTCTGATTGCTCAACTGCATGTGCACCATGCGGTTCCCTTCTACGCGTCCCAACCGGATCATCGTAGTAGTGGTCAGCATGTTGAGCACCAATTTTTGGGCCGTGCCGGCCTTCATGCGTGTGCTGCCGGTCACAAACTCCGGCCCCACGATCACCTCTACGGGAAAATCCGCCTGTGCGGCCACCCCACTCCCCGGATTGCACACAATACACCCCGTCGTGATGCCGTGCTGACGCGCATTGCGCAAACCTCCGATCACGTAGGGCGTGCGCCCCGAAGCGGCAATGCCCACCACCACGTCGGCGGCGGTGATGTCATACGCCTGCAGATCTTTCCAGGCCTGCTGCTCATCGTCCTCCGCAAACTCGACAGCTTTACGAATAGCGCTATCGCCTCCGGCAATCAACCCGATGACCAACCCGTGTGGTACGCCATACGTCGGGGGGCACTCCGAAGCGTCCACAATGCCGAGGCGGCCACTGGTCCCGGCTCCGATGTAAAAAAGTCGCCCACCGGCTTCCATCTTCGCCACCGTAGCTTCCACCAGTTTTTCAAGCTGCGGAATGGCCTTGGCGACGGCTTCCGGCACGGTACGATCCTCTTCGTTGATGTGGTTCAACAGATCGCGTACCGACATTTGTTCCAGTTGGTTATAGCGCGAAGAAGATTCAGTAATGCTTGTCATCGGATTGGGGTAAAGCGTAAGGATGTATGAAAGGTAAAGTTCGGATTTTTTCGGCCTTTGACGAAGCGTCTCAGCCGATTTAGCGGAGCGTTTACGATCGGTTGATGCTATCGTAACGCGAGAGGACAGCACCGGTGCCTCGACGGAGCGGCGGTCCGCATCCTACCACTAAGCCTATAAAAAAAGCGCCGACTACTGCCGACGCTTTTCTCGCACATAAACGTGCTATTTTATTGTTTCGTCACTTTCAGGAAGTAAACCTGGTCGGGAGTGTCCACTTCAACGCGCAGGAAGTATACGCCTGCTGAGCGGTTGCTCAAATCGAACATCACTTCCGGCGACTTCAGGTTATCGAATTTCCACTCGCCAATCTGCTGCCCCCGTACGGTGTAAGCCTTCACGTAGGTGTAGCGCGGCGACCGGGTAGTCGGATCGAAGCGCAGGGCAAACTGACCTGAGCTGGGGTTCGGATAGAGAATGAAAGGATTGGAGCGCACCAGATTGGAATCGTATACGGCGCTCACCACACCGCAACCGCCTTCCTGCGGACCTTTGCCCGACGGCGCTACGTTTTCGTTGTTCACGTAGAGGCGATCCAGGTAAAAGCCAGGGTCCCGGTACGCAATTTCGATCGAGTTGTAACCGCTGGTTAAGATGAACGAGCGGTCGCGCATCCAGTTCCATTGGAACGTAGAGGCCGTTTTCAGGCCGTTCCACAGGAACCATGCACCACCGTTAATGCGCACCCAGCAGGCATTTTTGTTGGTAGCCGGTGCCAGGGCTCGCGCGTAAATGTAGTACGCCCCCGTGGTGCTGATGTGGAAGTTGAAACGAACAATGTCAATGTTGGTAAGCGAGTCGGGATTGGGCTCAAACACGTTTTGTGCGATGAGCGATACCCCACCCGATGGGTCGGCCTCGGTATTGTTCTGCTTCCACTTGGAGCCCACTTGAGCACACTCGGCCTCCAGCCAATAGGTCGTAAACGTAGTAGTGTCGTCGATGTTCGAGGCCAGCGGCCCCAGCACCGATGCGGCAGGATCGAGCGTAGCGACGTCGGTAGCAATCATGATCTTGTCCAGTTGCGTCCCACTCTCGCGGCAGGCAAAATCAATCGTGTTCAGACCTTCGGTGAAACTGAACGTCCCATCGGCAAGTTTACCTTTGCTCCACTGAAAATTAGGCGATTGGTTTACGTCAAAGAGTTTCCAGTCGCCACCGTTCAGGCGTACCCAGAATGAGTTCGAGGCGGCCGTTGTGGCACGTACGCGTGCGTACAACAGATAAGCCCCAGGTGTTTCGATCGTAGTTTCGAAGCGAACAAAACTACTGATGGTATCATCGGCGGCCTGAAGTGCGCTGACTTGTGCGCCCGCATAACGTGCTCCCGAAGCTAGAATGTCTTCCGTAATCAGCCAGCGACCTCCCACTTGGGCGTGCTCGGCTTCCAGCCAAATGTTGGCGTCTTGCGCGGCCGATACGGTAACGTATGTTTTACGTGCGGCCGTAGCGCCGTTGGCATTGATCACAGTCAGCGTGATGGGATGCGTTCCCAGCGGTAAGTTAACCGTCGGAGAAACGCCCGTGGCGCGGGGTTGCCCTTCGATGTCCCAGAGGTAATCGATGATGCTGCTTCCGGCGGCGGGTATCGACGTGCTGGCATCCAGCATAACCGCTTCCATCCCGTTGCCATCGGCGTCTACTACCTGCGTTACGGCCTGGATCTTGGCCACGGCAGCGGCCGAAGGCGAAGTGCAGCTAACGGCCGGAGCGCCCATGTCGGCAGGAGCTGTGGCCGAAGAACTGATGATGAGTTTGTCGAGGCGGGTATCGCCTTCGCGGAACGTAAAGTCGATCGTATGGGGGCCGGCACTTAAACTGAAGGCCGAATCCAACATTGGAGCCCACGCATACCCACTGGCAACCGGCGTGCTCCACAACCGCCACGCGCCATTGTCAACACGAACGTAGAATGAGTTGCGCGTAGTGTCTATGGCCAGAATCCGGGCAAAGGCGTAAATGTTTTCAGCCTGTGAAAGAGAAAATGTAAACCGGATCCGATCAGTGACTTTGCTACTCGGCAAATACCCATACTTACCAATAACAATCAGGGATTTTTGGCCCGAGGCATTGGCGTCAGTCACGTACTGCCAGGCTTCGCCCACCTGCGTACATTCTGCTTCCAGCGAGATCGTGGTCTGCGCAATAGCACTTTGAGCAAACCCAAACGCTATACAAACGCTAGCTCCTAGCGTACGCCATAGCGCTACCTTGGATAAGGTACTGCGTAAAGATTTCAGCATAACTTGAGATGTGTAAATTAAAAGTTAATACGAGACTTTAGGCTATTTGTTACTTGCTACCCACAGTTCGGTGGGCGGCAGCTCCGTGGCCGTCGGTCTAACTATAAAAAGGTGGCCGATTTTTCCTCCCGAAAATTTAAAATCAAGCCACAATATTAGCAGTCATTCCTGAAATCCAAACCTATGCCTTTCGACAATAACCACTTCATTACCAATTTTTTATGGACGGGTTATAGCCAGAGTTTCGCTGTCTGTTGCCAAAATGCGCTCTAGTTGCAGGTAACGCGACTGGCTCAGGTAATTCGCGTCGTTGTAGTAAATAAACAGGCAACTTCCTCCTTTTATTTTATCGATCACCTGCTGATACACTTCCCAACTCATGGCCGGACATCCGTAACTACGCCCCAGGCGTCCCACTTTTTGGATGAACGCTTCGCTGACGTAGTCGGCACCGTGCATTACCACGGCCCGACGGCGCGCGTTGTCGTTGTATCCCTTATCCATACCGTCCAAGCGCAAAGAGTAACCGTGCTTACCTTGGTAAGTTTCTGCAGTAACGTAAAATCCGATGCTGCTCATATGGGAGTCGGGCGTATTCGAGAATTTTTTTGCCAGATCAGCGCCACTTCCCTGGCCGTGCGAGGTGTAGGTGTGCAGCACCAGGCGGCGTTGCACCATGTCGATGACGTAAAGGCGCTTTTGAGAGGAAGGGAGACTAAAGTCGATTACGGTGAGCGGAGCTCCGGGACGAAGGGCCCCCTCCTTCGCGAGGTTGAGGTACCCAATGTACGCTTGCCGGAAGGCGGTATAGTTGAGTTTGCCTTCCAACCCGAACGTCGTGTAAACCTGTTGGACCCGGTATTCAAACTCGTACTGGCGTTTGTCGTTCAGGTCCGTGTCGGTCGCCCGGGCAGGCGAAGAAAAAAGAGCGAGGCTGGAAAGGATCAGAAGCAGAATCGGGTTGAAGAAGCGCGTAATCATGCTGTTCGTTTGAGTGATCGATTTGCGAGCGTCCTTCTAACCTCAGTTGAGTAAAGATGGTTCCTAGGCGCCTTGCACTTATCCTATCAATACCTTCACAGAAATTCGACTTTATTGAATTTTAACAATAAACCTCCCTTCCGTCCAAGTTACCGGAACCGCACCACCACCACGGTTACGTCGTCGTGAATGTCGTTGCGCTGCAACCAGGTTTTGCCCAGCGTGCGAAGTTGGTCGGTGATGTCGGCCGGCCCTCGCGACGCCGCCAGTTCATGAAAGCATTGCCGGATGCGCTCATATCCCAGCATTTCCCCGTCAGCGTTGGCTAGTTCGGCCAGGCCATCGGTGATGATGAGCAGCAAATCGCCGGGTGCTACCTCGCTCTCAAACTCGTTGAACGAATGCTTCAGGTCCGAGCCCAGGAAGAGCCCTTTCAGCAGAATGGTCTCGGTCGTGTTTTGCTGCTTCCGATGCAAGAACAGAGGTGGCATCCCCGACGAAGCGATGGACAGTTTGTGGTGCTGGTAGCGCACCACCGTCACACCCATGTACATGGCTCGCAGGCCCAGATTGCGGATGCCGACCGAGATGCGCCGCAAAATGCTGGCGGGTGAGTAATGGTGCGCGAGGGTCTGGAAGTAGCTCTTGGCAGTGGCCACGATGATGCCTGCCTTGAGACCATGACCGGTCGCATCGCCAACCGCCAGTGTGACCGACTCGGTCTCTTCTTCGTAGCTGTAGTCGTAATAGTCACCGCCCACTTCGGTGGCCGTTTCCATGTGCATGTCGAGCTCGATGCAGGTGAACGGGGGAAGCTCCATCGGCAGCATCGACATCTGTAGTGTACGTGCTTCGTTCAGCTCTTTGCTTTTGCGCTCGTTTTCGGCCTCAATGGCGCGATACGCTTCCTGCAACTCGAACTGGCGCATTCGCAACTGCTCCTGCGTATGCTCCTGTTGCGCCAAAATCTCTTTGAGGCGCTGGTTGGCGGTGCTTAGTTCTTCCGTGCGTTGGGAAACACGCGCTTCCAACAGGTTGTTATTCTCTTCGATCAGGTCGTAGGCACGGTCGCGCTGGTACATCTGCACGTTGAGCCAGACAAACGTCGCCGCCAAAAATACGAGGCCTACCACCACCCCGATCACCAAAAACTTTTCGGCTTTTCCTTCGCTGGCGGACATCTGCTGATCGCGCTCCACCAGCAGCGAATGCTCCTCGACAATCAGGCTGTCGATTTCGTTGCGCAGGCTGTCCATAATCAGGTAGCCTTCGCCGGTACGGCCTCGTAAAAGCCCGGCGAGTCCGTACGTATCGCGGCGTTCTTTGCGGTCGTTCAGCAACTGAGTTTTCCGGGCCATCAACTGTTGCACGCGCTGCAATCGCTTCTGTTGCCGTTCGTTGTCCTGCGTCAGCTTATCCAAGGTGACAAAGGCGGTATCGAGATCCTCGTCGTGTGCGTACGTCGGTTGCAGGTATACGCTGTCGCCCGTAATCATGTAGCCCCGGTAGGCCGACTCCTTTTCGTTCATCAACGAAAACAGGCGCTCCCCCTGAATAATGACCTGTTGCGTATGAATAACTGCCTGTGTGTTCTCTTCCCACGTCGAAAAACTCTGGTGCGTGACGTACTCCAGCAACGCGATAACGAAAATGGCAGCCGCAAAAATCGTATTGACCAGGGAGCGTCGGAGAAAGAATTTTTTCAACATACATTTCCAGATACAGGGCTATCTGGCGCCCGCAAAGATAAAGTCGATCACACCATCAAAAAACGCGCCCGCGCCGCAACAGATGCTATCCTACGTACGAATTTGGGGAGCGATCGGATGAAGCTTGCTGGCACGGTTCGGAGTCTATTTGGTCCGGTCGATGGTATACTGCACCAGTTGGTCGAGCGACTGCCGCGCCGGCGAATCGGGAAACTGGGCGAGCAGCGCACCGGCTTCGTCACGAAAACGGTGCATGGCCTCGGTAGCGTATTGCAGACCGCCGGTTTCTTTGACGTAGGCGATCACCTCGGCCACTTTGCGGGGGTTGTCGGCATGGTTCCGCACCAGCCCGATGATGCGTCTTTTTTCCCGCCACGAACTTTGCTGCAGGGCGTAGATCAACGGCAGCGTCATCTTTTTCTCTTTGATGTCGATCCCGAGCGGCTTGCCGATCTTGTCGGTCCCGTAGTCGAACAGGTCATCTTTGATCTGAAACGCAATGCCCACTTTCTCGCCAAAATCGCGGGCCAGACGAATGGTAGCCGGATCGGTGGTGACCGAAGCGGCCCCCACGGCGCAACAGGAGGCGATTAAGGACGCCGTTTTCTGCCGGATGATCTCGTAGTATACGTCCTCGGTAATGTCGAGCGTGCGAGCTTTTTCGATCTGCAACAGTTCGCCCTCGCTCATTTCCCGCACGGCTTCGGACACGATCTTCAGCAGATGAAAATCGTCGTGATCGATGGAAAGCAATAACCCGCGCGACAACAGGTAGTCGCCCACCAGCACGGCGATTTTGTTCTTCCAGAGGGCGTTGATGGAAAAGAAACCCCGGCGGTAATTTGCGTCGTCGACCACGTCGTCGTGCACCAGCGTGGCCGTATGCAAGAGTTCGATCAGGGCCGCGCCCCGGTAAGTGGAGTCGTTGACCTCGCCGCAGGTACGGGCCGTCAGGAACACAAACATCGGGCGCATTTGCTTTCCTTTGCGCCGCACGATGTAGCTCATGATTTTGTCAAGCAACAGGACGTTGCTCTTCATCGATTGACGGAACCGGGTTTCGAAGTTCCGCATCTCCTCCGCAATCGGAGCCTGAATGTCGGCGATCTGGGCGTTCATTATGCGCTGCAAACATAGTTAAATACAAGCGAAGGGAAGGCGACTCTGCCATAGCACG from Catalinimonas alkaloidigena includes:
- a CDS encoding T9SS type A sorting domain-containing protein; its protein translation is MLKSLRSTLSKVALWRTLGASVCIAFGFAQSAIAQTTISLEAECTQVGEAWQYVTDANASGQKSLIVIGKYGYLPSSKVTDRIRFTFSLSQAENIYAFARILAIDTTRNSFYVRVDNGAWRLWSTPVASGYAWAPMLDSAFSLSAGPHTIDFTFREGDTRLDKLIISSSATAPADMGAPAVSCTSPSAAAVAKIQAVTQVVDADGNGMEAVMLDASTSIPAAGSSIIDYLWDIEGQPRATGVSPTVNLPLGTHPITLTVINANGATAARKTYVTVSAAQDANIWLEAEHAQVGGRWLITEDILASGARYAGAQVSALQAADDTISSFVRFETTIETPGAYLLYARVRATTAASNSFWVRLNGGDWKLFDVNQSPNFQWSKGKLADGTFSFTEGLNTIDFACRESGTQLDKIMIATDVATLDPAASVLGPLASNIDDTTTFTTYWLEAECAQVGSKWKQNNTEADPSGGVSLIAQNVFEPNPDSLTNIDIVRFNFHISTTGAYYIYARALAPATNKNACWVRINGGAWFLWNGLKTASTFQWNWMRDRSFILTSGYNSIEIAYRDPGFYLDRLYVNNENVAPSGKGPQEGGCGVVSAVYDSNLVRSNPFILYPNPSSGQFALRFDPTTRSPRYTYVKAYTVRGQQIGEWKFDNLKSPEVMFDLSNRSAGVYFLRVEVDTPDQVYFLKVTKQ
- a CDS encoding polyprenyl synthetase family protein; translation: MNAQIADIQAPIAEEMRNFETRFRQSMKSNVLLLDKIMSYIVRRKGKQMRPMFVFLTARTCGEVNDSTYRGAALIELLHTATLVHDDVVDDANYRRGFFSINALWKNKIAVLVGDYLLSRGLLLSIDHDDFHLLKIVSEAVREMSEGELLQIEKARTLDITEDVYYEIIRQKTASLIASCCAVGAASVTTDPATIRLARDFGEKVGIAFQIKDDLFDYGTDKIGKPLGIDIKEKKMTLPLIYALQQSSWREKRRIIGLVRNHADNPRKVAEVIAYVKETGGLQYATEAMHRFRDEAGALLAQFPDSPARQSLDQLVQYTIDRTK
- a CDS encoding PP2C family protein-serine/threonine phosphatase, whose amino-acid sequence is MLKKFFLRRSLVNTIFAAAIFVIALLEYVTHQSFSTWEENTQAVIHTQQVIIQGERLFSLMNEKESAYRGYMITGDSVYLQPTYAHDEDLDTAFVTLDKLTQDNERQQKRLQRVQQLMARKTQLLNDRKERRDTYGLAGLLRGRTGEGYLIMDSLRNEIDSLIVEEHSLLVERDQQMSASEGKAEKFLVIGVVVGLVFLAATFVWLNVQMYQRDRAYDLIEENNNLLEARVSQRTEELSTANQRLKEILAQQEHTQEQLRMRQFELQEAYRAIEAENERKSKELNEARTLQMSMLPMELPPFTCIELDMHMETATEVGGDYYDYSYEEETESVTLAVGDATGHGLKAGIIVATAKSYFQTLAHHYSPASILRRISVGIRNLGLRAMYMGVTVVRYQHHKLSIASSGMPPLFLHRKQQNTTETILLKGLFLGSDLKHSFNEFESEVAPGDLLLIITDGLAELANADGEMLGYERIRQCFHELAASRGPADITDQLRTLGKTWLQRNDIHDDVTVVVVRFR
- the murQ gene encoding N-acetylmuramic acid 6-phosphate etherase; amino-acid sequence: MTSITESSSRYNQLEQMSVRDLLNHINEEDRTVPEAVAKAIPQLEKLVEATVAKMEAGGRLFYIGAGTSGRLGIVDASECPPTYGVPHGLVIGLIAGGDSAIRKAVEFAEDDEQQAWKDLQAYDITAADVVVGIAASGRTPYVIGGLRNARQHGITTGCIVCNPGSGVAAQADFPVEVIVGPEFVTGSTRMKAGTAQKLVLNMLTTTTMIRLGRVEGNRMVHMQLSNQKLVERGTRMVMEALHIPEAEARALLEKWGSVKQAVENYAGN
- a CDS encoding murein L,D-transpeptidase catalytic domain family protein, with amino-acid sequence MITRFFNPILLLILSSLALFSSPARATDTDLNDKRQYEFEYRVQQVYTTFGLEGKLNYTAFRQAYIGYLNLAKEGALRPGAPLTVIDFSLPSSQKRLYVIDMVQRRLVLHTYTSHGQGSGADLAKKFSNTPDSHMSSIGFYVTAETYQGKHGYSLRLDGMDKGYNDNARRRAVVMHGADYVSEAFIQKVGRLGRSYGCPAMSWEVYQQVIDKIKGGSCLFIYYNDANYLSQSRYLQLERILATDSETLAITRP